One Neovison vison isolate M4711 chromosome 2, ASM_NN_V1, whole genome shotgun sequence genomic window carries:
- the LRIF1 gene encoding ligand-dependent nuclear receptor-interacting factor 1 isoform X1, translated as MSNNLQRVFLKPAEEKSGNASQCVSGCMYQVVQTIGSDGKNLLQLLPIPNSSGNLIPLVQSSVMSDALKGNTGSPVQVTFQTQISSSSTSASVQLPIFQPASSSNYFLTRTVDTAEKVRVTSVGTENFTSSVSKVQSHGVKIDGLTMQTFAVSPSSTQNDSPYILVNTQSLPMTVKSPVLPSGHHLQIPAHAEVKSVPASSLPPSVQQKILATATTSTSGTVEASQIPTVIYVSPVNTVKNVVTKNFQNIYPKPVTELAKPVILNTTQIPMNVAKETQLKCGQHSQAAPVKWIFQENLQPCSPSLVPVKSSNNVASKILKTFVDRKNLGDNNINMPSLSTVSPSGTQSKSMPIKDNALVMFNGKVYLLAKKGTNVLPSQIDQQNSVSPDIPPRKDTSQIVSSSPVTEISREVVNIVLAKSKSYQMETKSLSNTQPASMINLRAEKNKKVEKPSLSTPNPHNMNQSINYLNQSKTLFTKPHFPDGFSTVQNAPRKGNIIQSIEKISSSVDATTLTSQQCVFRDQEPKIQNEMASTFEKVTQERNDKNHSQGGSSKASYLKSDAEFKKKFGLTKDLRVCLTRIPDHLASGEGFDSFSSLVKSDTYKETELIVKEEKKKQGFDKKRKAKTVKKMDHTKKRKTESVYNTAANGGTNVTNSQLVSSILPTSDVSRHNVLTSRNKTREEKRTEVEHYTPENQEKGTLSSNAAFEQSHSFNKNYTEDIFPMTPPELEETIRDEKIRRLKQVLREKEAALEEMRKKMHQK; from the exons TGTTTCAGGCTGCATGTACCAAGTAGTTCAGACGATTGGCTCCGATGGAAAAAATCTTCTGCAATTACTTCCAATTCCTAATTCTTCTGGAAATCTTATACCGCTAGTTCAATCTTCAGTCATGTCTGATGCTTTGAAAGGGAATACAGGAAGCCCAGTTCAAGTTACTTTTCAGACTCAGATTTCCAGCTCTTCCACAAGTGCATCAGTTCAATTGCCCATTTTTCAGCCAGCCAGTTCTTCAAACTATTTTCTTACAAGAACAGTAGATACAGCAGAAAAAGTTAGAGTTACTTCTGTGGGAACTGAAAATTTTACCTCATCAGTTTCTAAAGTTCAGAGTCATGGTGTGAAAATTGATGGACTCACCATGCAAACATTTGCTGTTTCTCCTTCCTCAACACAAAATGATTCACCTTATATTTTAGTAAATACTCAGAGTCTTCCAATGACTGTGAAGTCTCCAGTTTTGCCTTCTGGGCATCATTTACAGATTCCTGCCCATGCTGAAGTGAAATCTGTACCAGCGTCTTCATTGCCTCCTTCAGTTCAGCAAAAGATACTTGCAACTGCAACCACAAGTACCTCAGGAACAGTTGAGGCCTCCCAAATACCAACTGTTATTTATGTATCTCCTGTAAATACAGTGAAAAATGTAGTTACCAAGAACTTTCAAAACATTTACCCAAAACCTGTTACAGAACTAGCAAAGCCAGTGATACTAAATACCACACAAATTCCAATGAATGTTGCTAAAGAGACACAGTTAAAATGTGGTCAGCATTCTCAAGCTGCTCCTGTGAAATGGATTTTTCAAGAAAATCTACAGCCTTGCAGTCCATCTCTTGTTCCTGTTAAGTCTTCAAATAATGTGGcttcaaagattttaaaaacttttgtagaTAGGAAAAATTTGGGAGATAACAATATAAATATGCCATCACTAAGTACTGTCAGTCCTAGTGGGACACAATCCAAAAGTATGCCTATTAAAGATAATGCCTTGGTTATGTTTAATGGGAAAGTCTATCTATTGGCTAAAAAGGGGACAAATGTTTTGCCATCACAAATTGACCAACAGAATTCTGTTTCTCCTGATATTCCACCAAGAAAAGATACATCACAAATAGTGAGTTCAAGTCCAGTCACAGAAATATCCAGAGAGGTTGTAAATATTGTTTTGGCTAAAAGTAAATCTTACCAGATGGAGACAAAATCACTTTCAAATACTCAGCCTGCTTCCATGATCAATCTAAGGgcagagaagaataaaaaagtGGAGAAACCATCTCTTTCTACCCCAAACCCACATAATATGAATCAATCCATTAACTACTTAAATCAGAGTAAGACTTTATTCACAAAGCCACACTTTCCAGATGGATTTAGTACAGTACAAAATGCCCCCAGAAAAGGAAATATCATCCAAAGCATAGAGAAAATAAGTTCCTCTGTTGATGCAACAACTCTTACTTCACAACAGTGTGTTTTCAGAGACCAAGAACCAAAG ATTCAGAATGAGATGGCATCAACATTCGAAAAAGttactcaagaaagaaatgacaagaaCCATTCCCAAGGAGGAAGCAGTAAGGCATCATATCTGAAGAGTGatgcagaatttaaaaagaaatttggtcTCACTAAAGATTTGAGAGTATGCCTTACTCGGATTCCTGATCATTTGGCCTCTGGAGAAGGTTTTGATTCCTTTAGCAGTTTGGTGAAGAGTGATACTTACAAAGAGACTGAATTGAtagtgaaggaagaaaagaaaaaacag GGTTTtgataagaaaaggaaagcaaaaaccgTTAAGAAGATGGATcatacaaagaagagaaaaactgagagtgtGTATAACACAGCTGCAAATGGAGGAACTAACGTCACCAATTCCCAACTCGTCAGCAGTATTTTACCAACTTCAGATGTATCACGCCATAACGTTCTCACAAGCCGCAACAaaaccagagaagaaaagagaactgaGGTTGAACATTATACCCCTGAGAACCAGGAAAAAGGCACATTGAGTTCAAATGCAGCTTTTGAACAGAGTCATTCCTTTAATAAAAATTACACTGAAGATATTTTCCCCATGACACCACCAGAGTTAGAAGAAACCATTCGAGATGAAAAAATAAGGAGACTTAAACAGgtgctgagagagaaagaagcagctcTCGAAGAAATGCGTAAGAAgatgcaccaaaaataa
- the LRIF1 gene encoding ligand-dependent nuclear receptor-interacting factor 1 isoform X3, with protein MASTFEKVTQERNDKNHSQGGSSKASYLKSDAEFKKKFGLTKDLRVCLTRIPDHLASGEGFDSFSSLVKSDTYKETELIVKEEKKKQGFDKKRKAKTVKKMDHTKKRKTESVYNTAANGGTNVTNSQLVSSILPTSDVSRHNVLTSRNKTREEKRTEVEHYTPENQEKGTLSSNAAFEQSHSFNKNYTEDIFPMTPPELEETIRDEKIRRLKQVLREKEAALEEMRKKMHQK; from the exons ATGGCATCAACATTCGAAAAAGttactcaagaaagaaatgacaagaaCCATTCCCAAGGAGGAAGCAGTAAGGCATCATATCTGAAGAGTGatgcagaatttaaaaagaaatttggtcTCACTAAAGATTTGAGAGTATGCCTTACTCGGATTCCTGATCATTTGGCCTCTGGAGAAGGTTTTGATTCCTTTAGCAGTTTGGTGAAGAGTGATACTTACAAAGAGACTGAATTGAtagtgaaggaagaaaagaaaaaacag GGTTTtgataagaaaaggaaagcaaaaaccgTTAAGAAGATGGATcatacaaagaagagaaaaactgagagtgtGTATAACACAGCTGCAAATGGAGGAACTAACGTCACCAATTCCCAACTCGTCAGCAGTATTTTACCAACTTCAGATGTATCACGCCATAACGTTCTCACAAGCCGCAACAaaaccagagaagaaaagagaactgaGGTTGAACATTATACCCCTGAGAACCAGGAAAAAGGCACATTGAGTTCAAATGCAGCTTTTGAACAGAGTCATTCCTTTAATAAAAATTACACTGAAGATATTTTCCCCATGACACCACCAGAGTTAGAAGAAACCATTCGAGATGAAAAAATAAGGAGACTTAAACAGgtgctgagagagaaagaagcagctcTCGAAGAAATGCGTAAGAAgatgcaccaaaaataa
- the LRIF1 gene encoding ligand-dependent nuclear receptor-interacting factor 1 isoform X2, whose translation MYQVVQTIGSDGKNLLQLLPIPNSSGNLIPLVQSSVMSDALKGNTGSPVQVTFQTQISSSSTSASVQLPIFQPASSSNYFLTRTVDTAEKVRVTSVGTENFTSSVSKVQSHGVKIDGLTMQTFAVSPSSTQNDSPYILVNTQSLPMTVKSPVLPSGHHLQIPAHAEVKSVPASSLPPSVQQKILATATTSTSGTVEASQIPTVIYVSPVNTVKNVVTKNFQNIYPKPVTELAKPVILNTTQIPMNVAKETQLKCGQHSQAAPVKWIFQENLQPCSPSLVPVKSSNNVASKILKTFVDRKNLGDNNINMPSLSTVSPSGTQSKSMPIKDNALVMFNGKVYLLAKKGTNVLPSQIDQQNSVSPDIPPRKDTSQIVSSSPVTEISREVVNIVLAKSKSYQMETKSLSNTQPASMINLRAEKNKKVEKPSLSTPNPHNMNQSINYLNQSKTLFTKPHFPDGFSTVQNAPRKGNIIQSIEKISSSVDATTLTSQQCVFRDQEPKIQNEMASTFEKVTQERNDKNHSQGGSSKASYLKSDAEFKKKFGLTKDLRVCLTRIPDHLASGEGFDSFSSLVKSDTYKETELIVKEEKKKQGFDKKRKAKTVKKMDHTKKRKTESVYNTAANGGTNVTNSQLVSSILPTSDVSRHNVLTSRNKTREEKRTEVEHYTPENQEKGTLSSNAAFEQSHSFNKNYTEDIFPMTPPELEETIRDEKIRRLKQVLREKEAALEEMRKKMHQK comes from the exons ATGTACCAAGTAGTTCAGACGATTGGCTCCGATGGAAAAAATCTTCTGCAATTACTTCCAATTCCTAATTCTTCTGGAAATCTTATACCGCTAGTTCAATCTTCAGTCATGTCTGATGCTTTGAAAGGGAATACAGGAAGCCCAGTTCAAGTTACTTTTCAGACTCAGATTTCCAGCTCTTCCACAAGTGCATCAGTTCAATTGCCCATTTTTCAGCCAGCCAGTTCTTCAAACTATTTTCTTACAAGAACAGTAGATACAGCAGAAAAAGTTAGAGTTACTTCTGTGGGAACTGAAAATTTTACCTCATCAGTTTCTAAAGTTCAGAGTCATGGTGTGAAAATTGATGGACTCACCATGCAAACATTTGCTGTTTCTCCTTCCTCAACACAAAATGATTCACCTTATATTTTAGTAAATACTCAGAGTCTTCCAATGACTGTGAAGTCTCCAGTTTTGCCTTCTGGGCATCATTTACAGATTCCTGCCCATGCTGAAGTGAAATCTGTACCAGCGTCTTCATTGCCTCCTTCAGTTCAGCAAAAGATACTTGCAACTGCAACCACAAGTACCTCAGGAACAGTTGAGGCCTCCCAAATACCAACTGTTATTTATGTATCTCCTGTAAATACAGTGAAAAATGTAGTTACCAAGAACTTTCAAAACATTTACCCAAAACCTGTTACAGAACTAGCAAAGCCAGTGATACTAAATACCACACAAATTCCAATGAATGTTGCTAAAGAGACACAGTTAAAATGTGGTCAGCATTCTCAAGCTGCTCCTGTGAAATGGATTTTTCAAGAAAATCTACAGCCTTGCAGTCCATCTCTTGTTCCTGTTAAGTCTTCAAATAATGTGGcttcaaagattttaaaaacttttgtagaTAGGAAAAATTTGGGAGATAACAATATAAATATGCCATCACTAAGTACTGTCAGTCCTAGTGGGACACAATCCAAAAGTATGCCTATTAAAGATAATGCCTTGGTTATGTTTAATGGGAAAGTCTATCTATTGGCTAAAAAGGGGACAAATGTTTTGCCATCACAAATTGACCAACAGAATTCTGTTTCTCCTGATATTCCACCAAGAAAAGATACATCACAAATAGTGAGTTCAAGTCCAGTCACAGAAATATCCAGAGAGGTTGTAAATATTGTTTTGGCTAAAAGTAAATCTTACCAGATGGAGACAAAATCACTTTCAAATACTCAGCCTGCTTCCATGATCAATCTAAGGgcagagaagaataaaaaagtGGAGAAACCATCTCTTTCTACCCCAAACCCACATAATATGAATCAATCCATTAACTACTTAAATCAGAGTAAGACTTTATTCACAAAGCCACACTTTCCAGATGGATTTAGTACAGTACAAAATGCCCCCAGAAAAGGAAATATCATCCAAAGCATAGAGAAAATAAGTTCCTCTGTTGATGCAACAACTCTTACTTCACAACAGTGTGTTTTCAGAGACCAAGAACCAAAG ATTCAGAATGAGATGGCATCAACATTCGAAAAAGttactcaagaaagaaatgacaagaaCCATTCCCAAGGAGGAAGCAGTAAGGCATCATATCTGAAGAGTGatgcagaatttaaaaagaaatttggtcTCACTAAAGATTTGAGAGTATGCCTTACTCGGATTCCTGATCATTTGGCCTCTGGAGAAGGTTTTGATTCCTTTAGCAGTTTGGTGAAGAGTGATACTTACAAAGAGACTGAATTGAtagtgaaggaagaaaagaaaaaacag GGTTTtgataagaaaaggaaagcaaaaaccgTTAAGAAGATGGATcatacaaagaagagaaaaactgagagtgtGTATAACACAGCTGCAAATGGAGGAACTAACGTCACCAATTCCCAACTCGTCAGCAGTATTTTACCAACTTCAGATGTATCACGCCATAACGTTCTCACAAGCCGCAACAaaaccagagaagaaaagagaactgaGGTTGAACATTATACCCCTGAGAACCAGGAAAAAGGCACATTGAGTTCAAATGCAGCTTTTGAACAGAGTCATTCCTTTAATAAAAATTACACTGAAGATATTTTCCCCATGACACCACCAGAGTTAGAAGAAACCATTCGAGATGAAAAAATAAGGAGACTTAAACAGgtgctgagagagaaagaagcagctcTCGAAGAAATGCGTAAGAAgatgcaccaaaaataa